From Deinococcus taeanensis, one genomic window encodes:
- a CDS encoding PAAR domain-containing protein — MPPAARLGDQHVCPQSTGWTPHVGGPINAGSPTVFVGGRPAARVGDSCVCVGPPDSITQGSGTVRINGKPAARLGDRTAHGGTITAGAPTVNVG; from the coding sequence ATGCCACCTGCCGCGCGCCTCGGTGATCAACACGTCTGCCCGCAGTCGACCGGCTGGACCCCGCACGTGGGCGGGCCGATCAATGCCGGCAGCCCCACCGTGTTTGTCGGCGGGCGGCCCGCGGCGCGCGTCGGTGACAGCTGTGTGTGCGTCGGCCCGCCGGACAGCATTACACAGGGCAGCGGAACGGTACGCATCAACGGCAAGCCGGCCGCCCGCCTGGGAGACCGCACCGCGCACGGCGGCACCATCACCGCCGGCGCCCCGACCGTCAACGTCGGCTGA